A stretch of the Geovibrio thiophilus genome encodes the following:
- a CDS encoding CsgG/HfaB family protein → MNLRYFLLIFTVLSGFMLSGCVGTVASLTASATQSAIRNIEFEDVDVKANIAQGITPEQLAEVKYVAVMLRERKQSSNNDPAMRANALMSVFQGSGNEDTMTIFADSFSTELMSLGYKVMERDQLSLIMSEKGLEAAGVAENEMSSLSSLRGVDALVILNAQTTNKTKYSMFGGAKLNSVIKTATARVISVQSGEMIMTVNLDYKNGQDSGSAAQTMAKALKIKLHGEETEATAQN, encoded by the coding sequence ATGAACTTACGTTATTTTCTGCTTATCTTTACAGTATTATCAGGGTTCATGCTTTCGGGGTGCGTAGGAACGGTCGCAAGCCTGACTGCCAGCGCCACTCAGTCAGCAATCAGAAACATCGAATTTGAAGATGTTGACGTAAAAGCCAACATAGCGCAGGGAATCACACCCGAACAGCTTGCAGAAGTGAAATACGTGGCTGTCATGCTGAGAGAGCGCAAGCAGAGCAGCAACAATGACCCTGCTATGAGAGCGAATGCTTTGATGTCAGTATTTCAGGGTTCAGGCAATGAAGATACCATGACAATCTTTGCAGATTCTTTTTCCACGGAACTTATGAGTCTTGGGTATAAAGTCATGGAAAGAGATCAGCTCAGCCTGATCATGTCTGAAAAAGGTCTGGAAGCAGCAGGAGTCGCAGAGAATGAAATGTCTAGTCTTTCTTCTTTGAGAGGTGTCGATGCTCTTGTTATCCTCAACGCCCAAACAACAAATAAAACAAAATACAGTATGTTCGGCGGAGCCAAACTCAATTCTGTCATAAAAACAGCAACCGCGAGAGTAATAAGTGTCCAAAGCGGTGAGATGATTATGACAGTGAATCTTGATTACAAAAACGGTCAGGATTCAGGAAGTGCTGCACAGACAATGGCTAAAGCTCTTAAAATCAAGCTTCACGGCGAAGAAACTGAAGCAACCGCTCAAAATTAA
- the glmS gene encoding glutamine--fructose-6-phosphate transaminase (isomerizing), with product MCGIVGYIGSSKASNVLLEGLSRLEYRGYDSAGLCLLEDGVIEITRSVGKLVNLKEAVKDRDFKATAGIGHTRWATHGKPSFENAHPHKSKNISLVHNGIIENYLLLKEKLTEKGYSFKSETDTEVIAHLIESLYEGDLLKAVQAALAELKGSYALGVISEKEPDKVIVARKDSPLVLGVGSGEMFAASDIPAVLSHTRTFVFLEDGDVAEITRNGYTIYDAAGSAVDRETKNIDWNPVMAEKAGYRHFMQKEINEQPRALIDTIRGKYSLESGDVFFDLSKDLKESLKDITRIVIVACGTSWHAGLVGKFYIEKFARIPVEVDIASEYRYRDLIADEKLLFIAISQSGETADTLSAMRMVKKMGAKVISICNVVGSSIARESHSVIYTHAGPEIGVASTKAFTTQVASLFLFAMYLGRQRETMSAGESREFLKELVGIPDKLEHVLRLDGEIEDLAKKYKDASDFLYLGRNVNYPIALEGALKLKEISYIHAEGYPAGEMKHGPIALIDSELPVFVIAVKGSVYDKTASNVEEVKARDGIVIAIVTEGDTELAGKADHIIEVPDVPEELSVFLTVTATQIFAYHCANLLGLDVDQPRNLAKSVTVE from the coding sequence ATGTGCGGAATCGTAGGATATATAGGCAGCTCAAAGGCATCAAACGTTCTTCTGGAGGGTCTTTCCAGACTGGAATACAGAGGGTATGACTCTGCGGGTCTCTGCCTGCTTGAAGACGGGGTGATAGAGATAACCCGCAGCGTGGGAAAACTCGTTAACCTCAAGGAAGCGGTGAAGGACAGGGATTTCAAGGCAACTGCGGGCATAGGTCACACACGCTGGGCGACACACGGCAAGCCTTCCTTCGAGAACGCTCACCCGCATAAATCAAAAAATATATCCCTTGTGCATAACGGCATAATTGAAAACTATCTGCTGCTTAAGGAAAAACTCACAGAGAAAGGCTACAGCTTCAAATCCGAGACTGATACGGAGGTCATAGCTCACCTTATAGAATCCCTTTACGAAGGAGATTTGCTCAAAGCTGTTCAGGCGGCGCTGGCGGAGCTGAAGGGCTCATATGCCCTCGGCGTTATTTCAGAAAAAGAACCGGATAAGGTGATTGTCGCCAGAAAGGACAGTCCTCTTGTTCTCGGCGTGGGCAGCGGAGAGATGTTCGCTGCGAGCGATATTCCCGCCGTGCTGAGCCATACCCGCACATTCGTTTTCCTTGAGGACGGCGATGTGGCGGAGATAACCAGAAACGGCTACACCATATACGATGCCGCCGGAAGCGCTGTGGACAGGGAGACCAAAAATATAGACTGGAACCCTGTAATGGCGGAGAAGGCGGGATACCGTCACTTCATGCAGAAGGAAATAAACGAGCAGCCCAGAGCGTTGATAGATACGATCAGGGGCAAATACAGCCTTGAATCAGGTGATGTATTTTTCGACCTTTCCAAGGATCTTAAGGAATCTCTCAAGGATATAACCCGCATTGTCATAGTCGCCTGCGGAACAAGCTGGCACGCGGGGCTTGTGGGCAAGTTTTATATAGAAAAATTCGCCCGTATCCCCGTTGAGGTGGATATAGCCTCCGAATACCGCTACCGGGATCTGATAGCCGATGAAAAGCTTCTTTTTATAGCTATCAGTCAGTCCGGCGAGACTGCGGATACGCTTTCCGCAATGCGCATGGTAAAAAAGATGGGAGCTAAGGTCATATCAATATGCAACGTGGTGGGCTCGTCCATCGCAAGGGAATCTCACAGCGTGATATACACACATGCGGGACCTGAGATAGGCGTTGCCTCCACAAAGGCTTTTACCACTCAGGTGGCGAGCCTGTTTCTGTTTGCCATGTATCTCGGCAGGCAGAGGGAGACAATGAGCGCCGGAGAGAGCAGAGAATTTCTCAAGGAGCTTGTGGGCATCCCTGATAAGCTTGAGCATGTTCTCAGGCTGGACGGTGAGATCGAAGATCTCGCAAAGAAATATAAGGACGCTTCCGACTTCCTTTATCTGGGCAGAAACGTCAACTACCCTATAGCTCTGGAAGGTGCGCTTAAGCTCAAGGAGATCTCGTACATCCACGCCGAGGGATACCCCGCAGGAGAAATGAAGCACGGTCCCATTGCTCTCATAGACAGTGAGCTGCCGGTATTTGTTATAGCGGTTAAGGGCTCTGTTTATGACAAAACCGCCTCAAATGTAGAGGAGGTCAAAGCCAGAGACGGCATAGTCATAGCCATTGTTACCGAAGGCGATACCGAGCTTGCGGGCAAGGCGGATCACATCATCGAAGTGCCCGATGTGCCGGAGGAGCTTTCTGTCTTCCTCACGGTTACGGCTACACAGATATTCGCATACCACTGCGCCAATCTTCTCGGGCTTGATGTGGATCAGCCGAGAAATCTGGCGAAATCAGTCACGGTGGAATAA